In the Qipengyuania pelagi genome, one interval contains:
- the fliN gene encoding flagellar motor switch protein FliN, with protein MSFLNDGFSLIQDIDVRLTVELGRKNMRLRDVLALGESSVIELDRLTDDPLDIMVNGKLIARGEVVAQGNRFAIRVLELVGASGDASSERRAPPISATPIQNVEEAI; from the coding sequence ATGTCCTTTTTGAACGACGGCTTCAGCCTGATCCAGGATATCGACGTCCGCCTGACGGTGGAACTGGGCCGCAAGAACATGCGCTTGCGCGACGTGCTTGCCCTGGGCGAGTCCAGCGTGATCGAGCTCGACCGGCTCACCGACGACCCGTTGGATATTATGGTTAACGGCAAGCTTATCGCCCGCGGCGAAGTGGTGGCGCAGGGCAATCGCTTCGCCATCCGCGTGCTCGAACTGGTCGGCGCTTCGGGCGATGCCTCGTCGGAACGCCGCGCCCCGCCGATCAGCGCCACCCCCATCCAGAACGTGGAAGAAGCCATCTGA
- a CDS encoding FliM/FliN family flagellar motor C-terminal domain-containing protein has product MISESFPNTAQAARAARHCDELLSRAATPIDLEAEFTRFVRQIADQAQPLLAELCDNRGLTVTMGSVACAPAADWLAQLGAGGLHGFYSLGQDKRGALVSTSVGELVAQFERILGGTGEVDEDCHTLPSSAACFARQFEAKIASLLQRASDRREFAISSTGEHAHEIMPFAGNDKVWTVVLTATPKGAASSFSIRFALCQATLKDLVGARAVSPATGRSIGARGLDGSAIGHVELPLRAVLVDVPMAISRIAQLTEGSMIPVAIQRNVPVLIGNTTIAHGSVGELDDRVAMELTQTNFTGNF; this is encoded by the coding sequence ATGATCTCTGAAAGCTTCCCCAATACGGCCCAGGCCGCGCGCGCTGCCCGTCATTGCGACGAGCTGTTGAGCCGCGCCGCGACGCCGATCGACCTCGAAGCCGAATTCACGCGCTTCGTCCGCCAGATCGCCGATCAGGCCCAGCCTCTGCTGGCCGAATTATGCGACAATCGCGGGCTGACGGTGACGATGGGTTCGGTCGCTTGCGCGCCCGCGGCGGACTGGCTGGCCCAATTGGGCGCAGGCGGGCTCCACGGCTTCTATTCGCTCGGCCAGGACAAGCGCGGCGCGCTGGTTTCGACGAGCGTCGGCGAGCTGGTCGCCCAGTTCGAACGTATCCTGGGCGGCACGGGCGAGGTGGACGAGGATTGCCACACGCTACCTTCTTCGGCGGCCTGTTTCGCCCGCCAGTTCGAAGCCAAGATCGCCTCGCTGTTGCAGCGCGCCAGCGACCGCCGCGAATTCGCCATCAGCTCGACGGGCGAACACGCGCATGAGATCATGCCCTTTGCGGGTAACGACAAGGTCTGGACAGTGGTCCTCACCGCGACGCCCAAGGGCGCGGCGAGCAGCTTTTCGATCCGCTTCGCCCTGTGCCAGGCCACCTTGAAAGATCTGGTCGGCGCGCGCGCGGTATCGCCCGCCACCGGCCGCTCGATCGGCGCGCGCGGCCTCGACGGGTCGGCGATCGGCCATGTCGAACTGCCGCTGCGCGCGGTGCTGGTCGACGTGCCGATGGCGATCTCGCGCATCGCGCAGCTGACCGAAGGGTCGATGATCCCGGTCGCCATTCAACGCAACGTGCCGGTCCTGATCGGCAACACCACGATCGCCCATGGCAGCGTCGGCGAGCTCGACGATCGCGTCGCCATGGAACTCACGCAGACGAATTTTACGGGGAATTTCTGA
- a CDS encoding flagellar basal body-associated FliL family protein, whose product MSDAKTDTAEPKKKGGFMKKALIAIVLLGVGGGGTYGAFAMGMLGNAAHVEEDDTPKLVLKGEEDPYPFGAAEGEKDKVEFVPGKGGSKYRTAYYNFTDEFTSNLAGGTALVQVSIAASTNYDGRVLMWLQEHETALRSRVLAELAATDEMSLIEVHGKEELQKRLTKAMNEVLEEREGFGGVENVYFRSFIVQ is encoded by the coding sequence ATGTCCGACGCCAAGACCGATACCGCAGAGCCCAAGAAGAAGGGCGGTTTCATGAAGAAGGCGCTGATCGCGATCGTCCTCTTGGGCGTGGGCGGCGGCGGCACCTATGGCGCCTTCGCCATGGGGATGCTGGGCAATGCCGCCCATGTAGAGGAAGACGACACGCCCAAGCTCGTCCTCAAGGGCGAGGAAGATCCCTATCCCTTCGGCGCTGCCGAAGGCGAGAAGGACAAGGTCGAATTCGTCCCCGGCAAGGGCGGCAGCAAATATCGCACCGCCTATTACAATTTCACCGACGAGTTCACCTCCAACCTCGCCGGGGGCACGGCGCTGGTGCAGGTCAGCATCGCCGCTTCCACCAATTATGACGGCCGCGTGCTGATGTGGTTGCAGGAGCATGAAACCGCGCTGCGCTCGCGCGTGCTGGCCGAACTGGCCGCCACCGACGAGATGAGCCTGATCGAGGTGCACGGCAAGGAAGAGCTGCAAAAGCGTCTGACCAAGGCGATGAACGAGGTGCTGGAGGAGCGTGAAGGCTTCGGCGGCGTCGAGAACGTCTATTTCCGTTCCTTCATCGTCCAATGA
- a CDS encoding FliI/YscN family ATPase yields MRALIETTLQECAGGGSLDLAPRRFGRVVACDGGLIEVSGLGVPIGTLCTIAQGRGVEHRAETIGFRNGHTMMMMLGDTVLLRPGAVVRPEANPGMLSVGEDFLGRSVDGAGRPIDGKGPIGTGVPWPAGGYRVDALDRSSVTEPLDVGIRSLNALTTFGEGQRIGIMAGSGVGKSVLMDMIVHGADADAIVVGLIGERAREVSDFVNRYMGGERAGRTAIVAVPADHAANLRLRGAMLATSLAEHLRSQGKRVLLILDSLTRVAHAAREIGILLGEPGAARGYPPSALSTITKLIERAGNSAESGGSITGIYTVLADGDDQNDPVVDTARAILDGHIVLSREIAQRGQYPAVDIGASLSRVMNDIVSPEHEAAARRFRALTAAYEANRDLVMMGAYRPGTDRTLDEAIALHPRMVAFLSQGTRDQVTLADAADQMQELIAHAA; encoded by the coding sequence ATGCGCGCCCTGATCGAGACCACTCTTCAGGAATGCGCAGGCGGCGGCAGCCTCGACCTCGCGCCGCGCCGCTTCGGCCGCGTGGTCGCCTGCGACGGGGGTCTGATCGAGGTATCCGGCCTCGGCGTTCCGATCGGGACGCTGTGCACTATCGCGCAGGGACGCGGAGTCGAACACCGGGCGGAAACGATCGGGTTCCGCAACGGCCACACGATGATGATGATGCTCGGCGATACGGTATTGCTGCGCCCCGGTGCGGTTGTCCGTCCTGAGGCCAATCCCGGAATGCTGTCGGTCGGCGAGGATTTCCTCGGCCGTTCGGTGGACGGGGCGGGGCGCCCGATCGACGGGAAGGGGCCGATCGGAACCGGCGTGCCCTGGCCCGCGGGCGGCTACAGGGTCGACGCCCTCGACCGGTCGAGCGTGACCGAGCCGCTGGATGTCGGCATCCGGTCCCTGAACGCGCTGACGACTTTCGGCGAGGGGCAGCGGATCGGCATCATGGCCGGATCGGGCGTGGGCAAATCGGTGCTGATGGACATGATCGTCCACGGCGCGGATGCCGATGCCATCGTCGTCGGCCTGATCGGCGAGCGCGCGCGCGAAGTGTCCGACTTCGTCAATCGCTATATGGGCGGGGAGCGTGCAGGCCGCACCGCGATCGTCGCCGTGCCCGCCGACCATGCCGCCAATCTGCGCCTGCGCGGCGCGATGCTGGCGACCAGCCTCGCCGAGCATCTGCGATCGCAGGGCAAGCGCGTGCTCCTTATATTGGACAGTCTCACCCGCGTGGCCCACGCCGCGCGCGAGATCGGCATCCTGCTGGGCGAACCGGGGGCGGCGCGCGGGTATCCCCCGTCGGCCCTTTCCACCATCACCAAGCTGATTGAACGCGCGGGCAATTCGGCGGAAAGCGGCGGCTCGATCACGGGGATCTACACCGTGCTCGCCGATGGGGACGACCAGAACGATCCGGTGGTGGACACCGCGCGCGCCATCTTGGATGGGCATATCGTCCTCTCGCGCGAGATCGCGCAGCGCGGGCAATATCCCGCCGTCGATATCGGCGCTTCGCTCAGCCGCGTGATGAACGACATCGTATCGCCCGAACACGAGGCGGCGGCGCGTCGCTTCCGCGCGCTGACCGCCGCATACGAGGCCAATCGCGATCTCGTGATGATGGGGGCCTATCGTCCGGGAACGGACAGGACGCTGGACGAGGCGATCGCGCTCCATCCGCGCATGGTCGCCTTCCTCAGCCAGGGGACACGCGATCAGGTCACGCTCGCCGATGCGGCGGATCAGATGCAGGAGTTGATCGCCCATGCCGCCTGA
- a CDS encoding FliH/SctL family protein has translation MSRIAYASLGRPGAFTPNNRFSRAPAPGQLDQAQPDPVPTDPLADSYASGYRDGQAAALAQAEEAMQRERRERALIELAFARFDAESALSLRENLRATVLALCEDAILPLALDMDGLARRIETAAAMFQRRHDERTILLHPDDLALVKDHVSDSLDLRADASVERGGLRVETEDGGVEDGPEQWRRAIEEALGSCAP, from the coding sequence ATGTCTAGGATTGCCTACGCCTCTCTGGGGCGTCCCGGGGCGTTCACCCCCAACAACCGCTTTTCGCGCGCGCCCGCCCCCGGCCAGCTCGATCAGGCCCAGCCCGATCCGGTTCCGACCGATCCCTTGGCGGATTCCTACGCCAGCGGCTATCGCGACGGACAGGCCGCCGCGCTGGCGCAGGCCGAGGAGGCCATGCAGCGCGAGCGCCGGGAGCGGGCCCTGATCGAACTCGCCTTCGCCCGCTTCGATGCGGAAAGCGCCCTGTCCTTGCGGGAAAACCTGCGCGCCACCGTCCTTGCGCTGTGCGAGGATGCGATCCTTCCTTTGGCGCTCGACATGGACGGGCTCGCCCGCCGGATCGAGACCGCCGCCGCGATGTTCCAGCGCCGCCATGACGAGCGCACCATCCTCCTGCACCCCGACGATCTCGCTCTGGTGAAGGACCATGTGTCCGACTCGCTCGATTTGAGGGCGGATGCCAGCGTCGAGCGTGGCGGATTGCGCGTAGAAACGGAAGACGGGGGCGTCGAGGACGGTCCCGAACAATGGCGCCGCGCCATCGAGGAAGCGCTGGGTTCATGCGCGCCCTGA
- a CDS encoding flagellar motor switch protein FliG, with the protein MIQSDVTQAEAQELALPPALAGIDKAAIMVMLLAEEDASLILGQLTPDELRLLATTMVAMGEVEPKAISDAIAGFSQSTEGKGISGHGRIDSVRRMLEGAVGEVKTENLMRQVAPQEEEMTQPALGLLRWLDPKIIGEILADENPQAIAVLLLQLDSEVAAAALAALPEHLHTPVLHRVARLGPVSRQAITILEQTLNAKIERLHGAIPLTMGGIQQAAAIINSSHRSVEKRVMPSISKIDKQLAKELETEMFKFEHLFALDTKSTGTLLREVESDILILALKGLEEIQREQFFAAMSSRAADGLRDEIEGRGRVKKTEVDSAQKEIVAIAKRLIAQGDLIMGAGDDDYV; encoded by the coding sequence ATGATCCAGTCCGATGTGACCCAGGCCGAAGCGCAAGAGCTCGCCCTGCCCCCCGCTCTGGCGGGGATCGACAAGGCGGCCATCATGGTGATGCTGCTGGCCGAAGAGGATGCCTCGCTCATCCTCGGCCAGCTCACGCCCGACGAATTGCGCCTGCTCGCGACCACCATGGTTGCGATGGGCGAGGTCGAACCCAAGGCCATCTCGGATGCGATCGCGGGCTTCTCGCAATCGACCGAGGGCAAGGGGATTTCCGGCCATGGCCGCATCGACAGCGTGCGCCGTATGCTCGAAGGCGCGGTGGGCGAGGTCAAGACCGAGAACCTGATGCGCCAAGTCGCGCCGCAGGAAGAGGAGATGACCCAGCCCGCGCTCGGCCTGCTGCGCTGGCTCGATCCCAAGATCATCGGCGAAATTCTCGCCGACGAGAACCCCCAGGCGATCGCGGTCCTGCTGTTGCAGCTCGACAGCGAGGTGGCCGCGGCCGCGCTCGCGGCATTGCCCGAACATCTCCACACGCCGGTGCTTCACCGCGTCGCGCGCCTCGGCCCGGTTTCGCGCCAGGCGATCACCATTCTCGAACAGACGCTCAACGCCAAGATCGAACGGCTCCACGGGGCGATCCCCCTTACCATGGGCGGGATCCAGCAGGCGGCCGCGATCATCAACAGTTCGCACCGCAGCGTGGAAAAGCGCGTCATGCCGTCGATCAGCAAGATCGACAAACAGCTCGCCAAGGAACTCGAGACCGAGATGTTCAAGTTCGAGCATCTCTTCGCTCTCGACACCAAGAGCACCGGCACGCTGCTGCGCGAGGTCGAAAGCGATATCCTCATCCTGGCGCTCAAGGGGCTGGAGGAAATCCAGCGCGAACAGTTCTTCGCCGCCATGTCGAGCCGCGCGGCGGACGGATTGCGCGACGAGATCGAAGGTCGCGGAAGGGTCAAGAAGACCGAGGTCGATTCCGCGCAGAAGGAAATCGTCGCGATTGCGAAGAGGCTTATCGCGCAGGGCGATCTGATCATGGGCGCGGGCGACGACGATTATGTCTAG
- the fliF gene encoding flagellar basal-body MS-ring/collar protein FliF, with translation MSNLVPAGAPAQAGMSANLSGGTIVDRAKALTAQPGVRKMLPWFAGTAGLGVLALTWAALSPAPQRTLYSSLDDADRASVVETLDTAGIAYTIDNNSGALSVGEDDLYRARMLVASDGSLAAPESGQQMLENLPMGASRTLEGDRLRAAQERELEMTIAEIDGVESVRVHLAKAERSVFVREAVDPSASVMVRMARGRQLGDSQVNAITNLVAASVPGLGTDAVKVVDQHGKLLTQARDPNSGRLDLQAQLEAKLNAQVNQLLAPMFGSDAFSAQVQVELDMNEVTSARESYDKDGTIRRETTQQSQTASTQAGGIPGVLANTPPADAEAEQRAPEDGQAAGGAGQTGESSATRVYEMGREVSVSNLTPGSIKYLSVAVAIDQAALAKASAADINKVKELVTAAVGARADRGDQVTVIMRPFEKIEEEAIPFYETGWFAMAVRNGVAILAVLLVLLLAVRPAIKALKARTEPTSESEGEDEETVLVKGPDGTYSPAPNPGVDREALDAQIALAQRIARENPDDAVRALRLLLSDNSHQGQAA, from the coding sequence ATGAGCAATCTCGTTCCCGCAGGCGCGCCCGCCCAGGCCGGGATGTCCGCCAATCTCAGCGGTGGGACCATCGTCGATCGCGCCAAGGCGCTGACGGCGCAGCCGGGCGTAAGGAAGATGCTGCCCTGGTTCGCCGGTACGGCGGGCCTCGGCGTATTGGCGCTGACCTGGGCGGCCCTGTCGCCCGCGCCCCAGCGCACGCTCTATTCCTCGCTTGACGATGCCGATAGGGCGAGTGTCGTCGAAACGCTCGACACCGCAGGCATCGCCTATACGATCGACAACAATTCAGGCGCCTTGAGCGTGGGCGAGGACGATCTCTACCGCGCGCGGATGCTCGTCGCGTCCGACGGTTCGCTGGCGGCGCCCGAAAGCGGCCAGCAGATGCTCGAAAACCTGCCGATGGGTGCCAGCCGCACCCTCGAGGGCGATCGCCTGCGCGCGGCGCAGGAACGCGAACTGGAAATGACCATCGCGGAAATCGACGGGGTCGAGTCGGTACGCGTGCATCTCGCCAAGGCCGAACGCTCCGTCTTCGTGCGCGAAGCGGTCGATCCGTCGGCCTCCGTCATGGTGCGCATGGCGCGCGGACGTCAGCTCGGCGACAGCCAGGTCAATGCGATCACCAATCTCGTCGCCGCATCGGTGCCGGGTCTGGGAACCGATGCGGTCAAGGTGGTGGACCAGCACGGCAAGCTTCTGACCCAGGCGCGCGATCCCAATAGCGGGCGGCTGGATCTCCAGGCGCAGCTCGAAGCCAAGCTCAACGCGCAGGTCAACCAGCTGCTCGCGCCCATGTTCGGGTCCGATGCCTTCTCCGCCCAGGTCCAGGTCGAGCTCGACATGAACGAGGTCACCTCCGCGCGCGAAAGCTACGACAAGGACGGGACGATCCGTCGCGAGACCACGCAGCAATCGCAGACCGCCAGCACTCAGGCGGGCGGCATTCCGGGCGTGCTCGCCAACACCCCACCCGCCGATGCCGAGGCCGAACAGCGCGCTCCCGAAGACGGGCAGGCTGCGGGCGGCGCAGGCCAGACGGGCGAAAGCAGCGCCACGCGCGTCTACGAGATGGGCCGCGAAGTGTCGGTCTCGAACCTGACGCCGGGATCGATCAAATATCTCTCGGTCGCGGTCGCCATCGACCAGGCGGCTCTCGCCAAGGCGAGCGCGGCGGACATCAACAAGGTCAAGGAACTGGTCACCGCCGCCGTCGGCGCGCGTGCAGACCGGGGCGATCAGGTCACCGTGATCATGCGTCCGTTCGAAAAGATCGAGGAAGAGGCCATCCCCTTCTACGAAACCGGCTGGTTCGCCATGGCGGTGCGCAACGGGGTTGCCATCCTGGCGGTCCTGCTGGTGCTCCTTCTGGCGGTGCGCCCCGCGATCAAGGCGCTGAAGGCCCGCACTGAACCGACCAGCGAAAGCGAAGGGGAAGACGAAGAGACCGTGCTGGTGAAGGGCCCGGACGGCACCTATTCGCCGGCCCCCAATCCCGGCGTCGATCGCGAGGCGCTGGACGCCCAGATCGCGCTTGCCCAGCGCATCGCGCGCGAAAATCCCGACGATGCCGTGCGCGCTCTGCGCCTGCTTCTTTCCGATAACAGCCATCAGGGACAGGCGGCATGA
- the fliE gene encoding flagellar hook-basal body complex protein FliE has protein sequence MNPVGGIGGGGSIEQIIALRQQIIDRSKVLTDLHQAKPAAPSEAGGIGGAEAQPTSFGDSLKGALDSVNAAQSRSGELTAAYERGETTDIAKVMLARQEAGVAFEATLQVRNKLLSAYQETMRMGI, from the coding sequence ATGAACCCGGTAGGCGGCATTGGCGGCGGGGGATCGATCGAACAGATCATCGCCCTGCGCCAGCAGATCATCGATCGGTCGAAGGTCCTCACCGATCTCCACCAAGCGAAACCCGCCGCACCGAGCGAAGCGGGCGGGATCGGCGGCGCCGAGGCGCAACCGACCAGTTTCGGCGATTCGCTCAAGGGCGCGCTCGACAGCGTCAATGCGGCGCAGAGCCGTTCGGGCGAACTTACCGCGGCCTACGAGCGCGGCGAGACGACCGACATCGCCAAGGTCATGCTGGCCCGCCAGGAAGCGGGCGTGGCGTTCGAAGCAACTCTCCAGGTGCGCAACAAGCTGTTGTCCGCGTATCAGGAAACCATGCGGATGGGGATCTGA
- a CDS encoding sigma-54 interaction domain-containing protein has translation MDGLTKTTNFSRKHGSLDSRLAGIASSLFMKKPVTLADEDDSSANRDARSIVIARSDTPALARSGQGGTLYYKDPNAEGSIAALVAMVYAGQGPVAADPAMLSIIALADRLARTEIPVLINGPTGTGKEVLSTFIHARSDRADKPFIAVNCAAIPETMLEAMLFGHEKGSFTGANAAAEGFFRAADGGTLLLDEIAEMPLSLQAKLLRALQEGEVVPVGATRPVKVDVRIIACANRDLPHEVEQGRFRADLFYRLNVFPISMPALRERPADIAPLAFAMLLRHTPKGERTPWIGDAALDTLRGYAWPGNVRELENVMRRALLLAQGESEIAPHHIVFDMAARPVAQEPATVTPIMDSVVAGVADATPANPAKLSKIVKLSEARAIMDTLESVGGHRANAARALGISERTLRYRLASFREAGIAMGAAR, from the coding sequence ATGGACGGACTGACCAAGACCACGAATTTTTCGCGCAAGCACGGGTCGCTGGACTCGCGACTGGCCGGAATCGCCTCGTCGCTCTTCATGAAAAAGCCGGTGACGCTGGCGGATGAAGACGATTCGAGTGCGAACCGGGATGCGCGCAGCATCGTGATTGCGCGATCGGACACTCCGGCGCTGGCGCGCTCGGGGCAGGGCGGCACTCTTTATTATAAGGACCCCAACGCGGAAGGCAGCATCGCCGCGCTGGTGGCCATGGTCTATGCGGGCCAGGGGCCGGTGGCCGCCGATCCCGCCATGCTGTCGATCATCGCGCTGGCCGATCGCCTGGCGCGCACCGAAATCCCCGTCCTCATCAACGGGCCGACCGGCACCGGCAAGGAAGTCCTGTCGACCTTCATCCATGCGCGCAGCGACCGGGCGGACAAGCCCTTCATCGCCGTCAATTGCGCGGCGATCCCCGAAACCATGCTCGAAGCCATGCTGTTCGGACATGAGAAGGGCTCGTTCACCGGCGCCAATGCGGCTGCCGAAGGCTTCTTCCGCGCGGCGGATGGCGGCACGCTGCTGCTGGACGAGATCGCGGAAATGCCGCTTTCGCTCCAGGCGAAGCTGCTGCGCGCCCTGCAGGAAGGCGAAGTCGTCCCCGTGGGCGCGACCCGCCCGGTCAAGGTGGACGTACGCATTATCGCCTGCGCCAACCGCGATCTGCCCCACGAGGTCGAACAGGGCCGCTTCCGCGCCGACCTTTTCTATCGCCTCAACGTCTTTCCCATTTCGATGCCCGCTTTGCGCGAGCGCCCGGCCGATATCGCGCCGCTCGCCTTCGCCATGCTGCTGCGCCACACGCCGAAGGGCGAGAGGACGCCGTGGATCGGCGATGCCGCGCTCGATACGCTGCGCGGCTATGCCTGGCCGGGCAATGTCCGCGAGTTGGAAAACGTGATGCGCCGCGCGCTGCTGCTGGCGCAGGGCGAAAGCGAGATCGCGCCCCATCACATCGTGTTCGACATGGCCGCGCGCCCGGTCGCGCAGGAACCGGCCACGGTCACGCCGATCATGGACAGCGTGGTGGCGGGGGTCGCGGACGCCACTCCGGCGAACCCGGCGAAGCTTTCGAAGATCGTGAAGCTCAGCGAAGCGCGCGCGATCATGGACACTCTTGAATCGGTCGGCGGACACCGCGCCAATGCGGCGCGGGCGCTGGGCATCAGCGAGCGCACCCTGCGCTATCGCCTGGCGTCCTTCCGTGAAGCCGGCATCGCTATGGGAGCGGCACGATGA